Proteins encoded together in one Anopheles darlingi chromosome 3, idAnoDarlMG_H_01, whole genome shotgun sequence window:
- the LOC125958209 gene encoding nuclear inhibitor of protein phosphatase 1 isoform X2: MSNHYDIPSWAGKPPSGLHLDVMKEDKLIQKLMIDEKRCYLFGRNPQINDFCIDHASCSRVHAAFVYHKHLHIAYLVDLGSTHGTFIGSVRLEGHKPTQLQINSQFSFGASTRHYILRERPTVGSRTNIMEDIPMMDTSDGTFLGLPESQTELDNLTEYNTAHNRRISMLGIADDSGAGAGGPGGPGGGPGSNNGGAYKAKNKKRKRKGVAFNEDEIIINPEDIDPSIGRFRNLIQSTVVPVSAKRAKMEGLNSMGIITSPPTNASKAVGFHLHPHHHQLGGQQHHGQQQSGSFVSSSLYHGIDPVDGHGGDTVGTGHDGRGGFGNFDMDTTSSGLTTKLGIMLPNPAPDVNPTPMSLSETAIASTAHVFATPGTIASGGGAPTGNNSNANISDNPSEMSDEPKKKKYAKEQWPGRKPLGLGSF; the protein is encoded by the exons ATGTCCAATCACTATGATATTCCCTCCTG GGCCGGGAAGCCGCCTTCGGGGCTACACCTGGATGTGATGAAAGAGGACAAGCTGATCCAGAAGCTTATGATCGACGAAAAGCGGTGCTATCTGTTCGGCCGGAATCCACAGATCAACGATTTCTGCATCGATCACGCTTCCTGCTCGCGAGTCCATGCCGCGTTCGTGTACCACAAGCACCTGCACATCGCCTACCTGGTGGATCTGGGCAGCA CCCACGGCACATTCATAGGCTCGGTGCGGCTGGAAGGACACAAGCCCACACAGCTCCAgatcaacagccagttcagctTCGGGGCTTCCACACGCCACTACATTCTTcgcgagcgaccgaccgtcggATCGCGCACCAACATCATGGAGGACATCCCGATGATGGATACCAGCGATGGCACTTTTCTAGGGCTTCCAGAGAGCCAAACTGAGTTGGAT AATCTCACAGAGTACAATACGGCACATAATCGGCGCATATCGATGTTGGGCATTGCGGATGATAGTggcgccggtgctggtgggccCGGGGGACCGGGTGGTGGCCCAGGTAGTAATAATGGTGGGGCATACAAAGCCAAAAATaagaaacgcaaacgcaaaggTGTCGCGTTTAACGAGGATGAAATCATTATCAATCCCGAGGATATTGATCCCTCGATCGGACGCTTCCGTAACCTGATCCAGTCGACGGTGGTGCCCGTTTCGGCGAAACGTGCCAAAATGGAAGGGCTGAACAGTATGGGCATCATCACGTCGCCCCCTACCAATGCCAGTAAGGCGGTCGGTTTTCATCTAcatccgcaccaccatcagttaggtggccagcagcaccacggtcAACAGCAGTCCGGTAGCTTTGTTTCATCCAGCCTCTACCATGGTATCGATCCCGTCGACGGACATGGTGGCGATACGGTGGGCACTGGTCACGATGGGCGCGGTGGTTTCGGGAACTTCGATATGGACACAACCTCGAGCGGCCTCACGACGAAGCTCGGCATAATGCTACCCAATCCAGCGCCCGATGTCAATCCGACACCGATGAGTCTCTCGGAAACGGCCATCGCTTCTACAGCCCACGTGTTTGCCACACCCGGCACCATCGCATCCGGTGGAGGCGCACcaaccggcaacaacagcaacg CCAACATAAGCGATAACCCAAGCGAAATGTCCGATgaaccgaagaaaaagaagtatGCAAAGGAACAGTGGCCAGGACGGAAACCGCTCGGTTTGGGTAGCTTTTAA
- the LOC125958200 gene encoding stromal membrane-associated protein 1, translating into MSRKNETERQKQIQEKCQMLLTKMLRDDDNKYCVDCDAKGPRWASWNLGVFLCIRCAGIHRNLGVHISRVKSVNLDSWTPEQVVSLEQMGNSRARAVYEAMLPDGFRRPQTDSSLESFIRAKYEHKKYLAREWVPPPPPKVDWDREIDEEIERQKRKKKSSSTVGSVGSGTGLSLSSPLGSGGTASNKKSAATSNSSSSATGAPSSSSSVPKLKAPASSLKSSNRNSTASATDANTVQATSGTTTLNTSANSSAGADLLGLSLNESITGSIGNNSSSISGTSTANGSVNNGIDLLERKSNATDDLAKAEADFFNQSASGAGIGGDAGNSKLTKDKIMALYGSGPAPTMAGAGAFGGGGFGGFQQAAAPATVQGGLGPAGSTFPAAVNMQPFNNGQPTNAFGAFQTFPPNAAIGGASGMMNGNQPPLAGGQYVMPHGQPMMYGNSVANGGAIPPMYAQTVIGPITVVPPQYPGMMAPSYAANHLLQQQQPQQHPQQSVMGFPPMAGAGAAGLGGVPAFATFPNSVPQQQQQHQQQPQLQPTASDKLNNQFGTMNLRDVWQ; encoded by the exons ATGAgcagaaaaaatgaaacggaacggcAGAAGCAGATACAGGAAAAATGCCAAATGCTGCTGACAAAGATGCTGCGGGATGACGATAACAAGTACTGCGTCGATTGTGACGCAAAAGGACCGCGCTGGGCGTCCTGGAATTTGGGTGTGTTCCTCTGCATCCGCTGCGCCGGCATACACCGAAACCTGGGTGTGCACATTAGCCGCGTGAAATCGGTGAATCTGGACAGCTGGACACCGGAACAGGTG GTATCGCTGGAGCAGATGGGCAATTCGCGTGCCCGTGCAGTGTACGAGGCGATGTTACCGGATGGTTTTCGGCGCCCGCAGACTGACTCCTCGCTGGAAAGCTTCATCCGCGCCAAGTACGAACACAAAAAATATCTGGCACGTGAAtgggtaccaccaccgccacccaagGTGGACTGGGACCGTGAGATCGATGAAGAAATCGAACGCCAGAAGCGCAAGAAAAAGAGCTCGTCAACGGTCGGTTCGGTGGGATCGGGTACcggtctctccctctcatcgCCGCTGGGTAGCGGTGGTACAGCGTCCAATAAGAAGAGTGCAGCAACCTCAAATTCCTCTTCTTCGGCCACTGGagcaccgtcgtcatcgtcgtctgtGCCAAAGCTGAAAGCACCAGCAAGCAGTCTTAAGTCGTCCAACCGCAACTCGACCGCTTCCGCCACGGATGCCAACACGGTACAAGCCACCAGCGGAACGACGACACTTAACACATCGGCTAACTCTAGTGCGGGTGCGGATTTGCTCGGACTTTCACTAAACGAATCGATCACTGGTAGCATTGgtaacaacagtagcagtattAGCGGTACCAGTACGGCTAACGGATCAGTTAACAATGGGATCGATTTGCTGGAACGGAAATCAAATGCTACGGATGATCTGGCCAAGGCCGAGGCTGactttttcaatcaatcagcGTCCGGTGCGGGCATCGGAGGCGATGCTGGGAACAGTAAGCTGACAAAGGACAAAATTATGGCCCTGTACGGATCGGGTCCGGCACCAACGatggccggtgctggtgcgttcggtggtggcggtttcgGTGGATttcaacaagcagcagcaccggccacGGTACAAGGGGGGCTCGGTCCAGCCGGCAGTACATTCCCAGCGGCTGTCAACATGCAGCCATTCAACAATGGCCAACCGACGAACGCGTTTGGTGCATTCCAGACCTTTCCGCCGAATGCTGCGATCGGTGGCGCTAGTGGAATGATGAATGGTAACCAACCACCCCTCGCCGGTGGACAGTACGTAATGCCCCATGGGCAGCCTATGATGTATGGCAACAGTGTGGCCAATGGTGGTGCGATACCGCCTATGTATGCCCAAACCGTTATCGGTCCGATAACTGTGGTTCCACCGCAATATCCCGGAATGATGGCACCTTCGTACGCGGCGAACCATTtactacagcaacagcagccacaacaacacccgCAGCAATCAGTAATGGGTTTCCCACCGATGGcaggtgccggtgctgcgggTCTTGGTGGAGTCCCTGCGTTTGCCACTTTTCCTAATTCCgtcccacagcagcagcagcagcaccagcagcaaccacagctaCAGCCAACCGCCAGTGACAAGCTAAACAATCAATTTGGCACGATGAATCTACGCGACGTGTGGCAATAG
- the LOC125958209 gene encoding nuclear inhibitor of protein phosphatase 1 isoform X1: MSNHYDIPSWAGKPPSGLHLDVMKEDKLIQKLMIDEKRCYLFGRNPQINDFCIDHASCSRVHAAFVYHKHLHIAYLVDLGSTHGTFIGSVRLEGHKPTQLQINSQFSFGASTRHYILRERPTVGSRTNIMEDIPMMDTSDGTFLGLPESQTELDNLTEYNTAHNRRISMLGIADDSGAGAGGPGGPGGGPGSNNGGAYKAKNKKRKRKGVAFNEDEIIINPEDIDPSIGRFRNLIQSTVVPVSAKRAKMEGLNSMGIITSPPTNASKAVGFHLHPHHHQLGGQQHHGQQQSGSFVSSSLYHGIDPVDGHGGDTVGTGHDGRGGFGNFDMDTTSSGLTTKLGIMLPNPAPDVNPTPMSLSETAIASTAHVFATPGTIASGGGAPTGNNSNAANISDNPSEMSDEPKKKKYAKEQWPGRKPLGLGSF; the protein is encoded by the exons ATGTCCAATCACTATGATATTCCCTCCTG GGCCGGGAAGCCGCCTTCGGGGCTACACCTGGATGTGATGAAAGAGGACAAGCTGATCCAGAAGCTTATGATCGACGAAAAGCGGTGCTATCTGTTCGGCCGGAATCCACAGATCAACGATTTCTGCATCGATCACGCTTCCTGCTCGCGAGTCCATGCCGCGTTCGTGTACCACAAGCACCTGCACATCGCCTACCTGGTGGATCTGGGCAGCA CCCACGGCACATTCATAGGCTCGGTGCGGCTGGAAGGACACAAGCCCACACAGCTCCAgatcaacagccagttcagctTCGGGGCTTCCACACGCCACTACATTCTTcgcgagcgaccgaccgtcggATCGCGCACCAACATCATGGAGGACATCCCGATGATGGATACCAGCGATGGCACTTTTCTAGGGCTTCCAGAGAGCCAAACTGAGTTGGAT AATCTCACAGAGTACAATACGGCACATAATCGGCGCATATCGATGTTGGGCATTGCGGATGATAGTggcgccggtgctggtgggccCGGGGGACCGGGTGGTGGCCCAGGTAGTAATAATGGTGGGGCATACAAAGCCAAAAATaagaaacgcaaacgcaaaggTGTCGCGTTTAACGAGGATGAAATCATTATCAATCCCGAGGATATTGATCCCTCGATCGGACGCTTCCGTAACCTGATCCAGTCGACGGTGGTGCCCGTTTCGGCGAAACGTGCCAAAATGGAAGGGCTGAACAGTATGGGCATCATCACGTCGCCCCCTACCAATGCCAGTAAGGCGGTCGGTTTTCATCTAcatccgcaccaccatcagttaggtggccagcagcaccacggtcAACAGCAGTCCGGTAGCTTTGTTTCATCCAGCCTCTACCATGGTATCGATCCCGTCGACGGACATGGTGGCGATACGGTGGGCACTGGTCACGATGGGCGCGGTGGTTTCGGGAACTTCGATATGGACACAACCTCGAGCGGCCTCACGACGAAGCTCGGCATAATGCTACCCAATCCAGCGCCCGATGTCAATCCGACACCGATGAGTCTCTCGGAAACGGCCATCGCTTCTACAGCCCACGTGTTTGCCACACCCGGCACCATCGCATCCGGTGGAGGCGCACcaaccggcaacaacagcaacg CAGCCAACATAAGCGATAACCCAAGCGAAATGTCCGATgaaccgaagaaaaagaagtatGCAAAGGAACAGTGGCCAGGACGGAAACCGCTCGGTTTGGGTAGCTTTTAA
- the LOC125958203 gene encoding H/ACA ribonucleoprotein complex subunit 4 — MEVDIPTSPIKKEKKKKKVKQEPEENLGEIQKSGDFQIKPSEAIARLDTSKWPLLLKNFDRLNVRSNHYTPLPFGASPLNRKIKDYVTAGFINLDKPSNPSSHEVVAWIKRILKVDKTGHSGTLDPKVTGCLIVCIDRATRLVKSQQSAGKEYVAVFKLHSGVEKVAKVTQGLEKLRGALFQRPPLISAVKRQLRVRTVYDSKLLDYDDVRNMGVFWVSCEAGSYIRTMCVHLGLVLGVGGQMLELRRVRSGIQSEKDGMVTMHDVLDAQYLYENHKDESMLRRVIKPLEGLLVGHKRIIMKDSSVNAVCYGAKIMLPGVLRYEDGIELDQEIVIVTTKGEAVALAIALMTTATMAGCDHGVVAKIKRVIMERDTYPRKWGLGPKASMKKQLIASGKLDKFGKPNENTPKEWLNSGYTDYSRPGAAGQANGNGTATTADEAAGGKRKLSIGEGSADNSAIVEAAAEDGSEQKKKKKKKQKKDDGETTEPMDESVVAAEEATGGEEETKKEKKKKKKDKKAAEEAE, encoded by the exons ATGGAAGTGG ATATTCCCACGTCTCCGAtcaagaaagagaagaagaagaaaaaagtgaaGCAAGAACCGGAGGAAAACCTGGGGGAAATCCAAAAGTCGGGTGACTTCCAGATTAAACCATCCGAGGCCATCGCTCGACTCGATACCTCGAAATGGCCCCTGCTGCTGAAGAACTTCGACCGTCTGAACGTGCGCAGCAACCACTACACACCGCTGCCGTTCGGAGCCTCGCCGTTGAACCGGAAGATCAAGGACTACGTGACGGCCGGTTTCATCAATCTGGACAAACCTTCGAACCCCAGCTCACACGAGGTGGTCGCGTGGATCAAGCGGATCCTGAAGGTCGATAAAACGGGTCACTCGGGCACGCTCGATCCGAAGGTCACGGGTTGTTTGATCGTTTGCATCGATCGTGCCACCCGGCTGGTGAAGAGCCAGCAGAGTGCCGGTAAGGAGTATGTTGCCGTGTTCAAGCTGCACTCGGGCGTGGAAAAGGTGGCCAAAGTAACGCAGGGATTGGAGAAACTGCGTGGTGCCCTGTTCCAGCGACCACCCCTCATCTCCGCCGTCAAGCGGCAGCTACGAGTACGAACGGTGTACGATTCGAAGCTGCTGGATTATGACGATGTCCGCAATATGGGTGTGTTCTGGGTGAGCTGTGAGGCCGGTTCCTACATTCGAACCATGTGTGTCCACTTGGGGTTGGTGCTGGGTGTCGGTGGTCAGATGTTGGAGCTGCGACGCGTTCGTTCAGGCATTCAGTCCGAGAAGGATGGCATGGTGACGATGCACGATGTGCTAGATGCGCAGTACCTGTACGAAAATCACAAGGATGAATCGATGCTGCGAAGGGTCATCAAACCACTGGAGGGACTGCTCGTTGGCCACAAGCGCATCATCATGAAGGACAGTTCGGTGAATGCCGTGTGCTACGGAGCAAAGATCATGTTGCCGGGAGTGCTTCGCTACGAAGATGGCATCGAGCTCGATCAGGAGATTGTGATCGTGACGACAAAGGGCGAAGCAGTCGCCTTAGCAATCGCTCTCATGACAACGGCCACCATGGCCGGCTGTGATCATGGAGTTGTGGCAAAGATTAAACGCGTCATTATGGAACGCGACACGTACCCCCGCAAATGGGGTCTTGGTCCGAAAGCTTCCATGAAAAAGCAGCTTATTGCTAGCGGGAAGCTGGACAAATTTGGCAAACCCAACGAGAACACTCCCAAGGAATGGCTGAACAGTGGGTACACCGATTACAGCCGACCGGGGGCTGCAGGCCAAGCAAACGGTAACGGAACGGCAACGACAGCGGATGAAGCCGCGGGTGGTAAGCGGAAGCTCAGCATCGGTGAGGGTTCTGCCGACAATTCCGCCATAGTGGAGGCAGCGGCCGAGGATGGAAGtgaacagaagaaaaagaagaaaaagaagcaaaagaaggat